Proteins encoded within one genomic window of Haloferax volcanii DS2:
- a CDS encoding tryptophan--tRNA ligase, producing MPAEDNFTVTPYAVKGDINYDRLLDRFGADRLTSEQKTRFPDPSHPLVRRDVFYAQRDVDPFLDAANDDKPHSIVTGRGPSGPMHIGHIFPFYFAKYLQEQTGTLVYIPFSDDEKYFLKNKSMDEISDYTRQNLRDLLAVGFDPDRTRIIVDTADADVVYPLATAFAKEVTQSTVDATYGEPENIGLSFYPAVQATHLLLPQLVEGRHPTLVPIAVDQDPHVRVCRDIAAKKRYDVRKPGALLSKFLPSLEGPGKMSSSDDAPSILLSDDRETVTDKIRTYAFSGGRTSIEEHRSKGGNPEIDVPFQLLYYFFEESDERVEQLAEEYREGSLLSGELKEFAAERIAGFLEAHQARRSALGSLEEELSAYRLTETERQAARRQAGYPDNALSQQ from the coding sequence ATGCCAGCAGAAGACAACTTCACCGTAACACCCTACGCCGTCAAAGGCGACATCAACTACGACCGGCTCCTCGACCGATTCGGAGCCGACCGACTCACTTCCGAACAGAAAACGCGGTTCCCCGACCCCAGCCACCCACTCGTCCGTCGAGACGTATTCTATGCCCAACGAGACGTAGACCCGTTCCTCGACGCCGCAAACGATGACAAACCCCATTCAATCGTGACCGGACGTGGCCCCTCCGGGCCGATGCACATCGGCCACATCTTCCCCTTCTACTTTGCAAAGTATCTCCAAGAACAGACTGGCACACTCGTCTACATACCATTCTCCGACGACGAGAAGTACTTCCTAAAGAACAAATCAATGGACGAAATCAGCGACTACACTCGCCAGAATCTCCGAGACCTCCTTGCCGTCGGCTTCGACCCTGACCGCACTCGCATCATCGTAGATACAGCAGATGCCGACGTGGTGTACCCACTTGCCACTGCCTTTGCAAAGGAAGTGACCCAATCAACAGTAGATGCGACGTACGGAGAACCCGAGAATATCGGCCTGTCATTCTATCCTGCTGTCCAAGCAACCCATCTGCTCCTTCCACAACTTGTTGAAGGGCGTCACCCAACACTTGTTCCAATTGCAGTAGACCAAGACCCACACGTACGCGTCTGTCGTGACATTGCCGCGAAAAAACGGTACGACGTACGAAAGCCCGGGGCATTGCTTTCGAAATTCCTCCCGAGTCTCGAAGGGCCGGGAAAGATGAGTTCGTCTGACGACGCCCCGAGTATCCTCCTTTCGGACGACCGGGAAACGGTCACCGATAAAATCCGTACGTACGCGTTCTCAGGTGGACGGACGAGCATCGAAGAACATCGATCCAAAGGCGGGAATCCGGAGATTGATGTCCCCTTCCAATTGTTGTACTACTTCTTTGAGGAGAGCGACGAGAGGGTAGAACAACTCGCAGAGGAGTACCGTGAGGGATCTCTATTGAGTGGTGAACTCAAGGAATTCGCGGCAGAGCGTATCGCGGGTTTCCTTGAAGCTCATCAGGCGCGTCGGTCGGCACTCGGTTCGCTGGAGGAAGAATTGTCTGCATATCGACTGACTGAAACCGAGCGGCAGGCTGCACGGAGACAGGCAGGGTATCCTGATAATGCACTGTCGCAACAGTAG
- a CDS encoding IS110-like element ISHvo10 family transposase: MYLGIDLHKRYAQVAVIDSEGQIVEEVRVKNANLDDLARRYAGSRAVIEATSNYYHVYDTLAEYLDVTVAHPGKLTLIAHSDKKTDRVDAKELARLLRLNSVPQSYVPTDEIRQARALVRGRQTLVEDRTKFANKIHGLLADNGITREVKPLSVKGREFLRELSLPSPWDALLESYLDVVETLTEQMTQLEAAIEERAGSLKETQLLMTIPGVSYYSALLIYAELGEVDRFDSHKEVVSYMGLNPTIRESGDSRIEGGISKRGSGRVRWILVQSAYSAVYTCKDEYLSRFFHRLNRRMNPKKAIVATARKLLVSMYYMLVREEVYDPPGVSA, from the coding sequence ATGTACCTCGGAATCGACTTACACAAACGGTACGCACAGGTAGCAGTAATCGACAGCGAAGGCCAGATTGTCGAAGAGGTTCGCGTCAAAAACGCGAACCTCGACGATCTCGCTCGACGCTACGCTGGCTCTCGTGCGGTCATCGAGGCGACCAGCAATTACTACCACGTCTACGATACGCTCGCGGAGTACTTGGACGTAACCGTCGCTCATCCAGGTAAACTGACGCTCATCGCTCACTCCGACAAGAAAACCGACCGCGTCGACGCCAAAGAACTCGCGCGGTTGCTTCGACTCAACTCCGTTCCGCAGAGTTACGTTCCCACCGACGAGATCAGGCAAGCCCGCGCACTCGTGCGCGGGCGACAGACATTGGTCGAAGATCGCACCAAGTTCGCCAACAAGATCCATGGCTTGCTCGCTGACAACGGTATCACCCGCGAGGTGAAGCCACTGAGCGTGAAGGGACGAGAGTTCCTCCGGGAACTCTCGCTCCCGTCCCCGTGGGACGCGTTGTTGGAGTCGTACCTTGACGTGGTTGAGACCCTGACCGAGCAGATGACACAGCTGGAAGCTGCGATTGAGGAGCGCGCTGGGTCTCTGAAGGAGACCCAGCTGCTCATGACGATTCCTGGAGTCAGTTACTACTCCGCGTTGCTGATCTACGCAGAACTTGGAGAAGTTGATCGGTTCGACAGCCACAAGGAGGTCGTGAGTTACATGGGGCTGAACCCGACGATCCGCGAGTCCGGCGACTCGCGGATCGAGGGTGGTATCTCGAAACGTGGTTCAGGACGGGTGCGGTGGATTTTGGTTCAGAGTGCATACTCAGCAGTGTACACGTGTAAAGACGAGTATCTGAGCCGGTTCTTCCACCGGTTGAACCGTCGGATGAACCCGAAAAAAGCAATCGTTGCGACGGCGCGAAAACTGCTCGTCTCGATGTACTACATGCTCGTCCGGGAGGAAGTCTACGATCCACCGGGGGTGAGCGCCTGA
- a CDS encoding glycine zipper family protein, whose amino-acid sequence MVKKPNRRQFLGIAGTAIGVSSTTGIVSAQKHGSEKSSDSSIDPAPIELEDKKHAVIDDTVYSFARAKNTETGEVSELVATVKKENAKATQSQMSAESGVEMSVESVKVYGTKTDTVEKTNTIGVQNFEEKSAWDDLIEEVSDGVAKTISRFSVYKGDQNQSCNVYSGYGRHQIVGASVEYYDDINTLTKVAIGGLIGTASGLIAGSFSGVGAIATAFGGAVVGALAGYAWDHLKDSNILTFGAYDFDLCGAGHCAPQMIIFGSGTWTTMDKGKMYQVDVDAGNHVLALDTI is encoded by the coding sequence ATGGTGAAAAAGCCTAATCGACGCCAGTTCCTCGGCATTGCAGGTACAGCAATCGGCGTTTCGTCAACGACTGGAATCGTTTCAGCTCAAAAACACGGTAGTGAAAAGAGTTCTGATTCCTCGATAGATCCCGCTCCGATTGAACTTGAGGATAAAAAACACGCTGTTATCGATGATACGGTCTACAGTTTCGCACGCGCCAAGAATACAGAAACGGGAGAGGTAAGTGAATTAGTCGCAACGGTGAAAAAGGAAAACGCAAAAGCGACTCAATCCCAAATGAGCGCGGAATCGGGAGTTGAGATGAGCGTGGAATCGGTGAAGGTTTACGGAACTAAAACGGATACGGTCGAAAAGACCAACACAATTGGTGTCCAAAATTTCGAGGAGAAGTCGGCGTGGGACGACCTCATTGAGGAAGTCAGTGACGGGGTGGCCAAGACAATCAGCCGGTTTAGCGTTTACAAAGGAGATCAAAATCAGAGTTGTAATGTCTACTCTGGTTATGGTAGGCATCAAATTGTTGGTGCATCGGTTGAGTATTATGACGATATCAATACTTTAACTAAAGTAGCGATCGGGGGACTCATTGGAACAGCTAGTGGACTAATTGCAGGTTCATTTAGTGGAGTTGGCGCTATTGCGACAGCGTTTGGGGGCGCAGTCGTTGGTGCCCTTGCTGGGTACGCTTGGGACCATCTCAAAGATTCAAATATCCTTACTTTCGGGGCATACGACTTTGACTTGTGTGGAGCAGGTCACTGTGCGCCACAGATGATTATCTTCGGGAGCGGAACTTGGACCACAATGGACAAGGGTAAGATGTATCAGGTAGACGTTGATGCCGGCAACCACGTACTTGCACTGGATACAATCTAA
- a CDS encoding helix-turn-helix domain-containing protein, with product MPISADRFETIDDGNENPKPGTNAYKLLSFLAQNADQAFTQSEIAERTSVKPGSVGPTLVRLRERGRVEHRGTYWRVSDHVLSLDAAANHAAATAASREEEPFDYDEWQEHAVDPRQQRD from the coding sequence ATGCCCATCAGCGCGGATCGCTTCGAGACCATTGACGACGGCAATGAAAACCCAAAACCGGGGACGAACGCCTACAAGCTCCTCTCGTTCTTAGCTCAGAATGCTGACCAAGCGTTCACCCAAAGCGAGATCGCCGAGCGGACGTCCGTCAAGCCCGGCTCGGTTGGTCCGACTCTCGTCAGGCTCAGAGAACGAGGTCGTGTCGAGCACCGGGGGACATACTGGCGCGTGAGTGACCACGTCTTGAGCCTTGACGCTGCAGCTAACCATGCTGCTGCTACAGCAGCGAGCCGTGAAGAAGAACCATTCGACTACGACGAGTGGCAAGAACACGCCGTTGACCCGCGACAACAGCGTGACTGA
- a CDS encoding transcription initiation factor IIB: protein MATRDVYERQFDESCGKSCGPASCPECGGQVITDAGERRCQSCGLIIDGHGIDHGPEWRSFERKERKRVGAPRTPTRHDHGLATNIGRHVDANGTPIPGERRQQLSRLRTQHSRSRYQSSRERRLAHGLDEVRRLIGALDLPDSLRDQACRCFRSAQQADLLPGRSIEAVAAASVHAACRCAGLSRTLAELIPLARVAESRVRSAYNALNIELGLSAKPVAPAEFVPRVADALDVTDQVRRRARSLAETSSDEWAHRGANPHAVAAACVYTAATERDWPLTQARVAAVSDTSTQTIRTHYQTLCEARR, encoded by the coding sequence ATGGCGACACGAGATGTCTACGAGCGACAGTTCGACGAATCGTGCGGGAAATCCTGTGGACCCGCCTCCTGTCCGGAGTGTGGCGGCCAGGTCATTACGGACGCTGGTGAGCGACGGTGCCAGTCGTGTGGGCTCATCATCGACGGGCACGGCATCGACCACGGTCCCGAATGGCGGTCGTTCGAGCGCAAGGAGCGCAAGCGAGTAGGTGCACCACGAACGCCGACCCGACACGACCACGGCCTCGCGACCAATATCGGCCGACACGTCGACGCGAACGGGACACCGATCCCGGGCGAAAGACGACAGCAACTCTCCCGACTTCGCACCCAGCACAGTCGGAGTCGGTACCAGTCGAGTCGTGAACGTCGACTCGCGCATGGCTTGGACGAAGTCCGGCGACTCATCGGTGCGCTCGACCTCCCAGACAGCCTGCGTGACCAAGCATGCCGGTGTTTCCGGTCTGCTCAGCAGGCGGATCTGTTGCCCGGACGATCGATTGAAGCAGTCGCGGCTGCGAGCGTCCACGCCGCCTGTCGATGTGCGGGGCTTTCGCGGACGCTCGCTGAACTCATCCCGCTCGCACGGGTGGCTGAATCGCGTGTCCGGTCAGCGTATAACGCACTCAATATAGAACTCGGGCTGTCTGCGAAGCCAGTTGCACCGGCCGAGTTCGTTCCGCGAGTGGCAGATGCGCTTGATGTGACAGACCAGGTTCGACGACGAGCACGGTCGTTAGCTGAGACATCGAGCGATGAGTGGGCTCATCGGGGTGCGAATCCGCATGCAGTCGCGGCAGCGTGTGTGTACACTGCTGCGACTGAGCGGGACTGGCCGCTCACGCAGGCGCGTGTTGCGGCCGTGAGTGATACCTCAACTCAAACAATTCGGACGCACTACCAGACGTTGTGTGAAGCACGTAGGTGA
- a CDS encoding SWIM zinc finger family protein: protein MTPVLPEFDPPTRVLKRAQYEAFAFELLDGDVRVRNESYTDPDVHEYRVRIQDGVPESCSCPADASGDDPCKHRVAVAIRPRILELAVQMRVVTDGGSSLSGDDGTTDLPCECEPLSEDLPCWNCVDAGRRDLSE from the coding sequence ATGACTCCAGTACTACCAGAGTTCGATCCACCTACGCGCGTCCTCAAGCGAGCGCAGTACGAGGCGTTTGCATTCGAACTCCTCGACGGCGATGTCCGTGTACGCAACGAGAGCTATACCGATCCGGACGTGCACGAGTACCGCGTTCGAATTCAGGACGGCGTGCCCGAGTCGTGTTCGTGTCCCGCCGATGCGAGCGGTGACGATCCGTGTAAACACCGGGTTGCGGTCGCGATTCGCCCACGAATACTCGAACTTGCGGTCCAGATGCGCGTCGTCACAGACGGTGGTAGCTCATTGAGCGGCGATGATGGCACAACGGACCTGCCCTGTGAGTGTGAACCGCTATCTGAGGACCTCCCGTGCTGGAACTGCGTTGACGCTGGGCGGCGTGACCTGTCTGAGTAG
- a CDS encoding HD domain-containing protein, with product MMTNELDSLLEWFELKDELRTGWVLRNIDSPESVAAHTWGTASLCLLYAEQEDVDPQKAVTMALIHDLGEARTGDIATRAEDGRQTIPTSEKEAAERSAVTDLVGPFADTELLTLWEEYEARDTPTAQFVKDMDLIDNCLQALKYERQGRYDEAETNDHFAEFENLDEFFATAAPRFRTELGQDLFEQIKSQYEQELGRPCQL from the coding sequence ATGATGACCAACGAACTCGACTCCTTGCTCGAATGGTTCGAGTTGAAGGACGAACTTCGGACGGGATGGGTGCTTCGGAATATTGACTCGCCTGAATCGGTCGCGGCCCACACGTGGGGGACAGCGTCGCTGTGTCTGCTCTATGCCGAGCAGGAAGACGTTGACCCTCAGAAAGCAGTGACGATGGCACTCATTCACGACCTCGGCGAAGCTCGAACGGGCGATATCGCAACCCGCGCGGAAGACGGACGCCAGACCATCCCCACGTCCGAAAAGGAAGCAGCTGAACGGAGCGCAGTAACCGATCTCGTCGGACCGTTCGCGGACACCGAACTGCTGACGCTCTGGGAAGAGTACGAAGCCCGTGACACCCCGACAGCACAGTTCGTCAAGGACATGGATCTGATCGATAATTGTCTCCAGGCGCTCAAGTACGAGCGCCAAGGTCGGTACGACGAGGCCGAGACGAACGACCACTTTGCCGAGTTCGAGAACTTGGACGAGTTCTTTGCTACCGCCGCGCCTCGCTTCCGGACAGAACTCGGCCAAGACCTGTTCGAGCAAATTAAATCGCAGTACGAACAAGAACTCGGGCGACCCTGCCAACTCTGA
- a CDS encoding M78 family metallopeptidase domain-containing protein translates to MATTSSPSVSFDETDTRHDEMHRTIEQWLADLADDVDDARASEQFQAWLDVQSQFHDYSHRNTLLITLQCPAATKVAGYRTWQAEFDRHVQEGESAIWIWAPIITTQCPECGNAPSYHDNSECEYDETPPEEWSEGLVGFKPAPVFDISQTEGEPLPELDTAATGDPDTIVEDLTNIASDLGVTIRIVDPDEWRHGEAKGVCQSRSVQDLTPLVEVKDRPNRADLASTIIHEYAHAILHFDITDATERAKREVEAEAVAYVVGRYLGLDTRGSAFYLAAWQGEETDVLQERLGRVSGTAEEILSTLDAV, encoded by the coding sequence ATGGCAACAACGAGTTCTCCGTCGGTGTCGTTCGACGAGACCGACACGCGACACGATGAAATGCATCGCACGATCGAACAGTGGCTTGCTGACCTCGCTGACGACGTCGACGACGCTCGGGCGAGCGAGCAGTTCCAAGCGTGGCTGGACGTCCAGAGCCAGTTCCACGACTACTCCCACCGCAACACACTCCTCATCACCCTCCAGTGTCCTGCGGCGACGAAGGTTGCTGGCTACCGGACGTGGCAAGCAGAGTTCGACCGACACGTCCAGGAAGGCGAGTCGGCGATCTGGATTTGGGCGCCGATCATCACGACCCAATGCCCCGAGTGTGGGAACGCACCGAGCTATCACGACAACAGCGAGTGTGAGTACGACGAGACACCACCCGAGGAATGGTCAGAGGGCCTCGTGGGCTTCAAGCCAGCACCAGTCTTCGACATTTCGCAGACTGAGGGCGAGCCACTCCCGGAGCTGGATACAGCGGCGACCGGTGATCCTGATACGATCGTCGAGGATCTCACTAACATCGCGTCGGACCTCGGTGTGACCATCCGGATCGTCGATCCCGACGAGTGGCGACATGGGGAGGCGAAGGGCGTCTGCCAGTCGCGGAGTGTCCAGGATCTCACCCCACTCGTGGAAGTGAAGGATCGGCCGAATCGCGCAGACCTCGCATCGACGATCATCCACGAGTACGCCCACGCGATTTTGCATTTCGACATTACTGACGCAACCGAGCGGGCGAAACGCGAGGTCGAAGCGGAGGCCGTTGCGTACGTCGTTGGTCGATACCTCGGCTTAGATACGAGGGGGTCGGCGTTCTATCTCGCGGCGTGGCAGGGCGAGGAGACAGACGTGCTGCAAGAGCGACTGGGTCGGGTTAGCGGGACGGCCGAAGAGATTCTCTCAACACTCGACGCGGTCTGA